A window of the Thermus thermamylovorans genome harbors these coding sequences:
- a CDS encoding pseudouridine-5'-phosphate glycosidase — translation MPEPAVALESALLTHGLPYPLNLRTLEALEEAVRAEGALPKTIALIRGEVRLGLSPEEREALARGGAEKASLWNLPALLAQGRSAGTTVAATVHLAHRHGIPVFATGGIGGVHPEPFDESADLLALSRTPILVVCAGPKAILDLRATLERLETLGVSVVGYRTDRLPAFFSPDSPFPVPARVETPLEAARVYRQARELGLGAVLLANPVSQGLPYERVAAWVAEANHRAAREGVLGQALTPYLLRRLSELSGGETDRVNGRLLLENARLAARVALALAGLE, via the coding sequence ATGCCGGAGCCCGCGGTGGCCCTGGAGTCGGCCCTCCTCACCCACGGCCTGCCCTACCCCCTGAACCTCAGGACCCTGGAGGCCCTGGAAGAGGCGGTCCGGGCCGAGGGGGCCCTGCCCAAGACCATCGCCCTCATACGGGGAGAGGTGCGCCTGGGGCTTTCCCCCGAGGAGCGGGAGGCCCTGGCCCGGGGCGGGGCGGAGAAGGCCAGCCTCTGGAACCTGCCCGCCCTGCTGGCCCAGGGCAGGAGCGCGGGCACCACGGTGGCGGCCACGGTGCACCTGGCCCACCGCCACGGGATCCCGGTCTTCGCCACCGGGGGGATCGGGGGGGTACACCCCGAGCCCTTCGACGAGAGCGCCGACCTCCTGGCCCTCTCCCGCACCCCCATCCTGGTGGTCTGCGCGGGGCCCAAGGCCATCCTGGACCTCAGGGCCACCCTGGAGCGGCTGGAGACCCTGGGGGTGAGCGTGGTGGGTTACCGCACCGACCGCCTGCCCGCCTTCTTCTCCCCGGACTCCCCCTTCCCCGTCCCTGCCCGGGTGGAAACCCCCCTGGAGGCCGCCCGGGTCTACCGCCAGGCCCGGGAGCTGGGCCTGGGAGCGGTCCTCCTGGCAAACCCCGTCTCCCAGGGCCTGCCCTACGAGCGGGTGGCCGCCTGGGTGGCGGAGGCCAACCACCGGGCGGCCCGGGAAGGGGTGTTGGGCCAAGCCCTCACCCCCTACCTCCTCCGGCGGCTTTCCGAGCTTTCGGGCGGGGAGACGGACCGGGTGAACGGGCGGCTCCTCCTGGAGAACGCCCGGCTGGCGGCCCGGGTGGCCCTGGCCCTGGCGGGACTAGAATAG
- the trkA gene encoding Trk system potassium transporter TrkA: protein MYIVIAGGGEVGGELARTLEKAHEVVVIDRNPQAKERFAQLDVKAVVGGATDPDTLREAGVDRADLFIASTDSDEVNLLASLLAKGLGAKEALCFVGKGGYVEVLTDPRTAEILGTRIDKVLWPQRAMAREIVEVILVPGAVDTEVLAGGRLRFVEYRVQAGGPYDHRLFAAEAWPEGVLVVGVVRDGAFQSFAHPDFPELVLEPGDKLLFVTTLRAFPELEACFATRRGVRRVMVLGGGNVGFMVARELLSRRLEVVVIEPNRERCEWLSQELPGALVIQGDGTDLELLEAEGIREADAVVAVTDNDEKNLLASLLAKQLGVSKVITRVSRSETRRLFEQVGIDLPLTPRQAAVRAVLDWLGPENVEHVSTMEENIELLEVELPEGFRPRPLKALAGPEVAPVALERDHRVMLYREDLEALPGDRLFLVAAREVADAAVAQIVG, encoded by the coding sequence ATGTACATCGTCATCGCCGGGGGCGGGGAGGTGGGCGGGGAGCTGGCCCGCACCCTGGAGAAGGCCCACGAGGTGGTGGTCATCGACCGCAACCCCCAGGCCAAGGAGCGCTTTGCCCAGCTGGACGTGAAGGCGGTGGTGGGGGGGGCCACGGACCCGGACACCCTGCGGGAGGCGGGGGTGGACCGGGCGGACCTCTTCATCGCCAGCACCGATTCCGACGAGGTCAACCTCCTGGCCTCCCTCCTGGCCAAGGGCCTGGGGGCCAAGGAGGCCCTGTGTTTTGTGGGCAAGGGGGGGTACGTGGAGGTCCTCACCGACCCCCGCACCGCGGAGATCCTGGGCACCCGCATCGACAAGGTGCTCTGGCCGCAAAGGGCCATGGCCCGGGAGATCGTGGAGGTGATCCTGGTTCCGGGGGCGGTGGACACCGAGGTGCTGGCCGGGGGCCGCCTGCGCTTCGTGGAGTACCGGGTGCAGGCCGGGGGGCCCTACGACCACCGCCTTTTCGCCGCCGAGGCCTGGCCGGAGGGGGTGCTGGTGGTGGGGGTGGTGCGGGACGGGGCCTTCCAGAGCTTCGCCCACCCCGACTTCCCCGAGCTCGTGCTGGAGCCGGGGGACAAGCTCCTCTTCGTCACCACCCTCCGCGCCTTCCCCGAGCTGGAGGCCTGCTTCGCCACCCGACGGGGGGTGCGGCGGGTGATGGTCCTTGGCGGGGGGAACGTGGGCTTCATGGTGGCCCGGGAGCTCCTCTCCCGGAGGCTGGAGGTGGTGGTCATCGAGCCTAACCGGGAGCGCTGCGAGTGGCTTTCCCAGGAGCTTCCCGGGGCCCTGGTCATCCAGGGGGACGGCACGGACCTGGAGCTCCTGGAGGCCGAAGGGATCCGGGAAGCGGACGCGGTGGTGGCGGTCACCGACAACGACGAGAAGAACCTCCTGGCCTCCCTCCTCGCCAAGCAGCTTGGGGTCAGCAAGGTGATCACCCGGGTCTCCCGCTCGGAGACCCGCCGCCTCTTCGAGCAGGTGGGGATCGACCTGCCCCTCACCCCCCGCCAGGCGGCGGTGCGGGCGGTTCTGGACTGGTTGGGCCCCGAAAACGTGGAGCACGTCTCCACCATGGAGGAGAACATCGAGCTCTTGGAGGTGGAGCTTCCCGAGGGGTTCCGCCCCAGGCCCCTCAAGGCCCTGGCCGGTCCCGAGGTGGCCCCCGTGGCCCTGGAGCGGGACCACCGGGTGATGCTCTACCGGGAGGACCTGGAGGCCCTGCCCGGGGACCGGCTCTTCCTGGTGGCGGCCCGGGAGGTGGCGGATGCGGCCGTGGCCCAGATCGTGGGCTAA
- the rimO gene encoding 30S ribosomal protein S12 methylthiotransferase RimO, which yields MPKIGFVSLGCPKALVDSEQILSRLKALGYETSPTYQEAELVVVNTCGFITPAVEESLEAIGEALRENGRVVVTGCLGARPEAIRERYPQVLEVTGPGEVERVLEAVQAALPAPRDPFLDLVPPQVRLTPRHYAYLKLSEGCDHRCSFCIIPRLRGPLRSRDAGEVLAEAARLVATGTRELLLIAQDLSAYGVDLRHRESFWGDRLVKAELKDLLRHMAELGAWIRLHYVYPYPHVGELLPLMAEGKVLPYLDVPLQHASERILRLMRRPGGYESHLKTLQAWREVVPDLALRSTFIVGFPGETEEDFQLLLDFLEAAELDRVGVFPYSPVEGAAANALPDPVPEEVKEERRTRLLEHQARISLRKNQRFVGRTLEVLVDELPEPGLAVGRSYRDSPGIDGVVYVETDGTVRVGERVWARIARAETYDLHGVQV from the coding sequence ATGCCCAAGATCGGCTTCGTGAGCCTGGGCTGCCCCAAGGCCCTGGTGGACTCGGAACAGATCCTCTCCCGGCTCAAGGCCTTAGGCTACGAGACGAGCCCCACCTACCAGGAGGCGGAGCTCGTGGTGGTGAACACCTGCGGTTTCATCACCCCCGCGGTGGAGGAGAGCCTGGAGGCCATCGGGGAGGCTTTGCGGGAAAACGGCCGGGTGGTGGTCACGGGCTGCCTGGGGGCCCGGCCCGAGGCCATCCGCGAGCGCTACCCCCAGGTGCTGGAGGTCACGGGGCCGGGGGAGGTGGAGCGGGTGCTGGAGGCGGTGCAGGCGGCCCTGCCTGCGCCCCGGGACCCCTTTTTGGACCTGGTCCCCCCACAGGTCCGGCTTACCCCCCGGCACTACGCCTATCTGAAGCTCTCCGAGGGCTGTGACCACCGCTGCAGCTTCTGCATCATCCCCAGGCTCCGGGGGCCCTTGCGCTCCCGGGACGCGGGGGAGGTGCTGGCGGAGGCGGCGCGGCTGGTGGCCACGGGCACCCGGGAGCTTCTCCTCATCGCCCAGGACCTCTCCGCCTACGGGGTGGACCTGCGCCACCGGGAGAGCTTCTGGGGGGACCGGCTGGTCAAGGCGGAGCTCAAGGACCTCCTCCGCCACATGGCGGAGCTTGGGGCCTGGATCCGCCTCCACTACGTCTACCCCTACCCCCACGTGGGAGAGCTCCTCCCCCTCATGGCCGAGGGGAAGGTCCTCCCCTACCTGGACGTGCCCCTGCAGCACGCCTCGGAGAGGATCCTCCGCCTGATGCGCCGGCCTGGGGGGTACGAGAGCCACCTCAAGACCCTCCAGGCCTGGCGGGAGGTGGTCCCCGACCTCGCCTTGCGCTCCACCTTCATCGTGGGCTTTCCCGGGGAGACGGAGGAGGACTTCCAGCTCCTCCTGGACTTCCTGGAGGCGGCAGAGCTGGACCGGGTGGGGGTCTTCCCCTACTCCCCCGTGGAGGGCGCCGCGGCCAACGCCCTTCCCGATCCTGTGCCCGAGGAGGTGAAGGAGGAACGGCGCACCCGGCTCCTGGAGCACCAGGCGCGCATCAGCCTGCGGAAGAACCAGCGCTTCGTGGGCCGGACCCTCGAGGTCCTGGTGGACGAGCTTCCCGAGCCCGGCCTGGCCGTGGGCCGGAGCTACCGGGACTCCCCGGGGATCGACGGGGTGGTCTACGTGGAGACGGACGGCACCGTGCGGGTGGGGGAGCGGGTGTGGGCGCGCATCGCCCGGGCCGAGACCTACGACCTCCACGGGGTCCAGGTTTAG